A region of the Acidobacteriota bacterium genome:
TCGAAAAGGATAATCCCGTGTACGAGACCAGCAATCTGAAGAAGGGCGTGAAGATCGAGATCGACGGCGAACCGTTCGTCATCGTCACCGCCGAGTTCGTCAAGCCGGGCAAGGGCAACGCCTTCACGCGCTGCCGCATCAAGAGCCTGATCACGGGCAACACCATCGATCGCACCTGGCGCTCGGGGGAGAAGATCGACAAGGCCGAAATGGAAGAGCGGCCCATGGAGTTTCTCTACGAATCCGACGGCGAGTACCACTTCATGGACACATCGAGCTACGAGCAGTTCTCGCTGCGGGCCGACAACCTGGGCGACCAGGCCAACTGGCTGACCGAGAACCTGGCCGTCGACATGCTCTTTCACAACGGCAAGCCCCTTTCCATCGAGCTGCCCAA
Encoded here:
- the efp gene encoding elongation factor P, with product MYETSNLKKGVKIEIDGEPFVIVTAEFVKPGKGNAFTRCRIKSLITGNTIDRTWRSGEKIDKAEMEERPMEFLYESDGEYHFMDTSSYEQFSLRADNLGDQANWLTENLAVDMLFHNGKPLSIELPNFVELQIVETEPGVKGDTKSSATKPARLSTGATVQVPMFLNEGEWIRIDTRTGQYVERIKR